One segment of Lutra lutra chromosome 12, mLutLut1.2, whole genome shotgun sequence DNA contains the following:
- the CABP7 gene encoding calcium-binding protein 7 produces the protein MPFHPVTAALMYRGIYTVPNLLSEQRPVDIPEDELEEIREAFKVFDRDGNGFISKQELGTAMRSLGYMPNEVELEVIIQRLDMDGDGQVDFEEFVTLLGPKLSTSGIPEKFHGTDFDTVFWKCDMQKLTVDELKRLLYDTFCEHLSMKDIENIIMTEEESHLGTAEECPVDVETCSNQQIRQTCVRKSLICAFAIAFIISVMLIAANQVLRSGMK, from the exons ATGCCGTTCCACCCGGTGACGGCGGCGTTGATGTACCGGGGCATCTACACCGTGCCCAATCTGCTGTCGGAGCAGCGCCCCGTGGACATCCCTGAGGATGAACTGGAGG AGATCCGTGAGGCCTTCAAAGTCTTTGACCGTGATGGCAATGGCTTCATCTCCAAGCAGGAGCTGGGCACGGCCATGCGCTCCCTGGGCTACATGCCCAATGAGGTGGAGCTGGAAGTTATCATCCAGCGGCTGGACATGGATG GTGATGGCCAAGTGGACTTTGAGGAGTTTGTGACCCTCCTGGGACCCAAGCTTTCCACCTCGGGGATCCCAGAGAAGTTCCATGGCACTGACTTCGACACTGTCTTCTGGAAG TGCGATATGCAGAAGCTGACCGTGGACGAGCTGAAGCGGCTGCTGTACGACACCTTCTGTGAGCACCTGTCCATGAAGGACATTGAGAACATCATCATGACGGAGGAGGAAAGTCACCTGGGCACCGCTGAGGAGTGCCCCGTGGACGTGGAGA CCTGCTCCAACCAGCAGATCCGCCAGACGTGTGTGCGCAAGAGCCTGATCTGCGCCTTCGCCATCGCCTTCATCATCAGCGTCATGCTCATCGCTGCGAACCAGGTGCTGCGCAGCGGCATGAAGTAG